TTCGTGCCCGCCGCGAACCAACCCGCTCGCCAGCCTGTCAAGGTGGAGGCCGCGCCCGCGGCGGAGCCGCAATCGGGTACAGCAAATCCCGTCAGGACCGCCATAGGGAGCCCGGATCTTCGGATCCGGGCTCTTTTGCGTTCCCTGCCGCCCATGCCGTCTTGACGGGGTCACATTCGCTCGGTACTCCAGAAACCAGGGCCTGTTCCCCTGTGTGACCCCTGGAGGTGGCGTATGGCGGCTTCGGCCAGGCACGAGACGCGGGCGTTGCTCCGTGCGCATCTGTCGTCGGCCGCTACCTCCTATCGCCGCCATCTGACGCGGCACTGCCCGATCTGCCATCAGCTGCTGCGGCTGGCCATGGACTCCGCCCCACGGGCCGACGAGGCCGGTGGAGAGGTCGCCGAGGACGAGAGCCCCTCGCCCGCGTGACCACCGGGCGACCCCAACGGCCGTACGGACGCGGGGCGGTGGAACGCGAGCCTCCTCTAGCGCACATGCGCCAGAGGCAACAAGGACCCTGGCATGTGACGGGTGTCACCGCATGAGTTTCTGAAATCGCGGTACTTACGCCTCACCTACAACTGGTCAATTTAATATGTGCAATTGCACCAGCCCGCAGGGCCGACCGGTCGGTACGTCGGCAGCCGTCCACAGGAGATCCGACACCCCTCCCCAGACTCCGACAAGCCCGCTCACAGCGGCACGCGCCGGCCCACATCCCGCACGTGGAACGCACAAAAAAATCGCGCTGGACTCGGCGGAGTCCAGCGCGATCGACGACGCACCCTGTGACGTTCTGGGATGAGCTTGGGCGTGGGTTCTGTTGGGGCAGTACCCGCGTCGCTTGGAGCTTGGTCACGGACACCTCGGCACGTTGGGGGACCTGCCGGTTTGTCCGTTATTCAGTTGGTTCAGGCCTCGCTGCGCTGCTGGGGGATGCCCGCGAGCAGTGCGCGGACCTCCGCCTCGCGGTAGCGGCGGTGCCCGCCGAGCGTACGGATGGACGTGAGCTTCCCAGCCTTCGCCCACCGCGTGACCGTCTTAGGGTCGACGCGGAACATCGTGGCGACCTCAGCCGGGGTCAGCAGCGGCTCGGCATCAGGGGTGCGAGCGGTCATGAGCGGCCTCCTCGGGAGAACCGAACCTTCTCGGTTCTTTCCTCTAAATTCTGCACCTTGACCCGCGTTGCCCGAAATGGCGGACGCGAGTCGAGTCGGTTATAGGACGAACGGCTTGTCCTCGGCACTACAACTACACCATCTGTCCAGCCTCGTCGGCCAAACCGATGGAATTGCCCCCCAGGTGTTCATCGGCGACAGAGGCCGATGGACCATGCCATAGCGGACAGTCACGCCACTGTGACGATCAGTCACAGAGCGATCAGGAGTCACCAGACCCCCCAAAGCGGAACCTCCCCCGGGCCCCTTGTCCTATTTTGGCATGAGGAGGGGGAAGAGATGCAAGAGCCGGGTACGTGCGGTCCGTCACGCTTGACACACAGTGAGGCGTACGCCCGGATCGGGACCTACGTCCCTTGTTGGCGGAGCATCAGGGGAAACTTGGTGACACCTTGACCGAGGACGAAACCCCAAAACGGGCGTCAGGTCAAACGCCAGTTCGTGACCAAAGTGACCCAGGGCACACTCAGTTCACGGAACACCTAGTTCGCGGAGCGCCGGTCCCGCACCGACCGCCACCGCTCCACGAGCCGTGCGTACGCCTCTCCCGCGGCCGCCCCGTCACCGATCCGCAGGGCCTCGATCCCCGCGGCCACGTCGGCCGCCGAGTGGTCGTCCTCGAGCTCGCCGGGCGGCAGGGTGTGCACCAGACCGCCGTAGTCCAGCTCGACGTGCGAGCGCGGGTGGAACTCCTCCAGCCAGCGCCCCACGTCCACCAGACCGTCGGTGAGCGGCCCCTCGTCGACGGTGTCCTTCAGGGTCCGCAGGGCCCGCGCCACCCGCCGCCGGGCCTGCACCATCGGCGTCCGGTAGCGCAGCGTCGGCGGGATCTCGCCCGAGCCCTTGTCGAAGGACCGCTCCTCGTCGGCCACCAGCACGAACCAGTGCAGCGGCACCTGCCAGGTCGAGGTGCGGATCCAGGGCCGGGCGTCGGGGTTGCGGACCAGCCAGCGCTCGTGGTCCTGGGCCGCCTGGCGCCGTAGGACCTCCGGCAGCACCGCGTCCAGGACCGGCTTCGGCAGCTCCTCGGGCAGCTCCTGGAGCGCCAGCCAGCCACGCAGCCGGGTCCGCCAGGGACAGACGCAGACCACCCCGTCCACGTCCAGCACGAACGCGTCGGCGCTCTCGTGCACCGGCACCGGGATCGGCGGGGTGGGCAGCAAGTCGGCCAGGGAGCGGCGCAGTTCGTCCTGGTACGAGGGGCGGTCGGGGCGGCGGGCGTAGCGCGTCCAGTGGCCGCGCTCCGGCTCCGGGAAGGCCGCCAGCGGCTCGTACACGCGCAGATAGGTCGCGTACGGGACGACCACCGAGGACACCTTGGGCACGCCTGCTCCCTCCCCCGCCCACTGCCAGGAAAACCTGCGGAACCCGCCCACAAACGAGCGGGAAATCTATGCAAATCGTCCCACGGACGCACTCCGCCGGTAGGTGATCCTGAGCACGGCGCCGTAGGCAGCGGCACCCAGGCTCTAATCTCATGCTCACAGCGCCCGCCACCCTTACGGGAGCTGGTCCCAACCGCCGCTCTTTACCCAGGAGTCACCACAGTGACCGACGTATCAGCCGGCGTCCTGCACACCCTGTTCCACTCGGACCAGGGCGGTCATGAGCAAGTCGTGCTCTGCCAGGACCGTGCCAGCGGCCTCAAGGCCGTCATCGCCATCCACTCCACCGCGCTGGGCCCCGCGCTCGGCGGCACGCGCTTCTACCCGTACGCGACCGAGGAGGAGGCCGTCGCCGACGCCCTGAACCTCGCGCGCGGGATGTCGTACAAGAACGCCATGGCCGGACTGGACCACGGCGGTGGCAAAGCCGTGATCATCGGCGACCCGGACACCGTCAAGACCGAGGAGCTGCTGCTCGCCTACGGCCGGTTCGTGGCCTCGCTCGGCGGGCGCTACGTCACCGCCTGCGACGTCGGTACGTACGTGGCCGACATGGACGTCGTGGCGCGCGAGTGCCGCTGGACGACCGGGCGTTCCCCCGAGAACGGCGGCGCCGGCGACTCCTCCGTGCTGACGTCCTTCGGCGTCTACCAGGGCATGCGCGCCTCCGCCCAGCACCTGTGGGGCAGCCCCTCGCTGGCCGGGCGGAAGGTCGGCATCGCGGGCGTCGGCAAGGTCGGCCACCACCTGGTGGAGCACCTGCGGGCGGAGGGCGCCGAGGTCGTGATCACGGACGTGCGTGAGGAGGCCGTGGGGCGGATCCTCGCCGCGCATCCGACGGGTGTGACGGCCGTCGCCGACACCGCGACCCTGATCCGCGCCGAGGGCCTCGACATCTA
Above is a window of Streptomyces sp. NBC_00490 DNA encoding:
- a CDS encoding DUF6274 family protein, whose amino-acid sequence is MAASARHETRALLRAHLSSAATSYRRHLTRHCPICHQLLRLAMDSAPRADEAGGEVAEDESPSPA
- the bldC gene encoding developmental transcriptional regulator BldC; amino-acid sequence: MTARTPDAEPLLTPAEVATMFRVDPKTVTRWAKAGKLTSIRTLGGHRRYREAEVRALLAGIPQQRSEA
- a CDS encoding Leu/Phe/Val dehydrogenase — translated: MTDVSAGVLHTLFHSDQGGHEQVVLCQDRASGLKAVIAIHSTALGPALGGTRFYPYATEEEAVADALNLARGMSYKNAMAGLDHGGGKAVIIGDPDTVKTEELLLAYGRFVASLGGRYVTACDVGTYVADMDVVARECRWTTGRSPENGGAGDSSVLTSFGVYQGMRASAQHLWGSPSLAGRKVGIAGVGKVGHHLVEHLRAEGAEVVITDVREEAVGRILAAHPTGVTAVADTATLIRAEGLDIYAPCALGGALNDDTVPALTAKVVCGAANNQLAHPGVEKDLADRGILYAPDYVVNAGGVIQVADELHGFDFERCKAKAARIYDTTLAIFARAKADGIPPAAAADRIAEQRMHEAAAARRAR